In Phyllostomus discolor isolate MPI-MPIP mPhyDis1 chromosome 2, mPhyDis1.pri.v3, whole genome shotgun sequence, the following are encoded in one genomic region:
- the LOC114513766 gene encoding solute carrier family 26 member 10 isoform X3: MSGLLGARTCSRPGEASDLKSPLSAKLREPLTEARFQQLFGDAEQERELLAEPRWSELCRRWKRRTRACSGPGAWRLLLARLPPLRWLPRYRWRAWLLGDAVAGVTVGIVHVPQGMAFALLTSVPPVFGLYTSFFPVLIYTLLGTGRHLSTGTFAVLSLMTGSAVEQLVPEPLGGNLSVTEREQLDAQRVQAAAALAFGSGALMLGMFALQLGVLSTFLSEPVVKALTSGTALHVLVSQLPSLLGLPLPRQIGCFALFKTLAAVLTALPRSNPAELTISALSLALLVPVKELNVRFRDKLPTPIPGEIVMVLLASVLCFTSSLDERYNVQIVGLLPGGFPQPLFPNLAELPRVLDDSLPIALVTFAVSASLASIYADKHSYTIDANQELLAHGASNLISSLFSCFPNSASLATTSLLVDAGGNTQLAGLFSCVVVLSVLLWLGPFFYYLPKVRSRESVGVAGRAVIFQDIGVASLCPLSQGCPGLHQHLQHAPDVLPDAGTSTTMAHQPYGFCCVDGHMAGCSDPECGPGPGRRCGLLHDDCGLPHPEVGVEMRRAEMREGRQRSAWGDFAAGPGWGSDPSFLSRVQCVALGLAEGTELYRPLKESPKLLQVPGLCILSYPTPLYFGTRGEFRRMLEWHLGLRRGKKTPKTDGPPDAVAEPVRAVVLDCGGITFADAAGAREVVQLASRCQDAGIHLLLAQCHASVLGTLTQAGLLDRVTPEQLFVSVQDAAAYALARLELAGPKTCTVWV; this comes from the exons ATGAGTGGGCTACTGGGCGCCAGGACCTGCTCGAGGCCAGGAGAGGCCTCCGACCTTAAGTCCCCTCTGAGTGCCAAGCTCAGGGAACCTCTTACCGAGGCCCGGTTCCAGCAGCTCTTCGGGGACgcagagcaggagagggagctaCTGGCGGAGCCCCGCTGGTCCGAGCTGTGCAGACGGTGGAAGCGGCGGACCCGCGCCTGTTCCGGACCAGGGGCGTGGCGCCTGTTGCTGGCGCGGCTGCCCCCACTGCGCTGGCTGCCCCGCTACCGTTGGAGGGCCTGGCTGCTTGGGGATGCGGTGGCTGGAGTGACTGTGGGCATCGTTCACGTGCCCCAGG GCATGGCTTTTGCCCTCTTGACCTCCGTGCCCCCAGTGTTCGGCCTCTACACGTCCTTCTTTCCCGTCCTTATCTACACCTTGTTGGGCACTGGAAGACACCTGTCCACAG GAACGTTCGCCGTACTCAGCCTCATGACGGGCTCGGCCGTGGAGCAGCTAGTGCCCGAACCCCTCGGGGGAAACTTGAGCGTAACCGAGAGGGAACAGCTGGACGCTCAGCGAGTCCAGGCGGCTGCGGCCTTGGCCTTCGGGAGCGGGGCGTTGATG CTGGGGATGTTCGCGCTGCAGCTCGGCGTCCTGTCCACCTTTCTGTCAGAGCCAGTGGTTAAAGCGCTGACCAGCGGGACCGCGCTGCACGTGCTCGTGTCCCAACTGCCCAGCCTTTTGGGGTTGCCCCTCCCTCGCCAGATCGGCTGCTTTGCCCTCTTTAAG ACGCTGGCCGCTGTGCTGACAGCGCTGCCTCGGAGCAATCCGGCCGAACTGACCATCTCTGCACTCAGCCTGGCGCTCCTCGTGCCAGTCAAGGAATTGAACGTGAGGTTTCGAGACAAGCTACCCACCCCGATCCCAGGGGAAATCGTCATG GTGCTTCTGGCCTCCGTGCTCTGCTTCACCTCTTCCCTGGATGAGAGATACAACGTCCAGATAGTGGGGCTGCTGCCTGGAGG ATTTCCCCAGCCTCTCTTCCCCAACCTGGCTGAGCTACCCAGGGTTCTGGATGATTCACTGCCCATCGCACTGGTTACTTTTGCTGTGTCTGCCTCCCTGGCCTCCATCTATGCAGACAAGCATAGCTACACTATTGACGCCAACCAG GAGCTCTTGGCGCATGGTGCCTCCAACCtcatctcctccctcttctcttgcTTTCCCAACTCGGCCTCGTTGGCCACCACCAGCCTCCTGGTGGATGCTGGTGGGAACACACAG CTGGCAGGCCTCTTCTCCTGTGTAGTTGTCCTATCCGTGCTGCTGTGGCTGGGACCCTTCTTCTACTATCTGCCCAAGGTAAGGAGCAGAGAAAGTGTGGGGGTGGCGGGAAGGGCGGTTATATTCCAGGATATTGGGGTGGCTAGTTTGTGTCCTCTGTCCCAAGGCTGTCCTGGCCTGCATCAACATCTCCAGCATGCGCCAGATGTTCTTCCAGATGCGGGAACTTCCACAACTATGGCGCACCAGCCGTATGGATTTT GCTGTGTGGATGGTCACATGGCTGGCTGTAGTGACCCTGAGTGTGGACCTGGGCCTGGCCGTAggtgtggtcttctccatgatgaCTGTGGTCTGCCGCACCCAGAGGTGGGAGTAGAGATGAGGAGAGCCGAGATGAGGGAGGGGAGACAAAGGAGTGCTTGGGGTGACTTTGCAGCCGGACCAGGCTGGGGATCTGACCCCAGCTTCCTGTCAAGGGTGCAGTGTGTGGCGCTTGGACTGGCTGAGGGGACGGAGCTCTACCGGCCACTCAAAGAGAGCCCCAAG CTCCTCCAGGTGCCAGGGCTCTGCATCCTCAGCTATCCAACACCTCTCTACTTTGGGACCCGTGGGGAGTTTCGCCGTATGCTAGAGTGGCATCTGGGGCTTCGAAGAGGCAAG AAGACTCCAAAGACAGATGGCCCACCTGACGCAG TTGCTGAGCCTGTCCGAGCAGTGGTCCTAGACTGTGGTGGTATCACCTTTGCAGATGCTGCTGGGGCCAGAGAAGTGGTACAG CTGGCCAGCAGATGCCAAGATGCTGGGATCCACCTTCTCCTGGCTCAGTGTCATG CCTCAGTGCTGGGGACACTGACCCAGGCAGGACTCCTGGACAGAGTGACCCCAGAGCAGCTGTTTGTGAGCGTCCAGGATGCAGCTGCCTATGCCCTGGCAAGACTG GAGCTCGCTGGTCCGAAGACTTGCACGGTATGGGTCTGA
- the LOC114513766 gene encoding solute carrier family 26 member 10 isoform X4, which yields MSGLLGARTCSRPGEASDLKSPLSAKLREPLTEARFQQLFGDAEQERELLAEPRWSELCRRWKRRTRACSGPGAWRLLLARLPPLRWLPRYRWRAWLLGDAVAGVTVGIVHVPQGMAFALLTSVPPVFGLYTSFFPVLIYTLLGTGRHLSTGTFAVLSLMTGSAVEQLVPEPLGGNLSVTEREQLDAQRVQAAAALAFGSGALMLGMFALQLGVLSTFLSEPVVKALTSGTALHVLVSQLPSLLGLPLPRQIGCFALFKTLAAVLTALPRSNPAELTISALSLALLVPVKELNVRFRDKLPTPIPGEIVMVLLASVLCFTSSLDERYNVQIVGLLPGGFPQPLFPNLAELPRVLDDSLPIALVTFAVSASLASIYADKHSYTIDANQELLAHGASNLISSLFSCFPNSASLATTSLLVDAGGNTQLAGLFSCVVVLSVLLWLGPFFYYLPKVRSRESVGVAGRAVIFQDIGVASLCPLSQGCPGLHQHLQHAPDVLPDAGTSTTMAHQPYGFCCVDGHMAGCSDPECGPGPGRRCGLLHDDCGLPHPEVGVEMRRAEMREGRQRSAWGDFAAGPGWGSDPSFLSRVQCVALGLAEGTELYRPLKESPKLLQVPGLCILSYPTPLYFGTRGEFRRMLEWHLGLRRGKKTPKTDGPPDAVAEPVRAVVLDCGGITFADAAGAREVVQLASRCQDAGIHLLLAQCHASVLGTLTQAGLLDRVTPEQLFELAGPKTCTVWV from the exons ATGAGTGGGCTACTGGGCGCCAGGACCTGCTCGAGGCCAGGAGAGGCCTCCGACCTTAAGTCCCCTCTGAGTGCCAAGCTCAGGGAACCTCTTACCGAGGCCCGGTTCCAGCAGCTCTTCGGGGACgcagagcaggagagggagctaCTGGCGGAGCCCCGCTGGTCCGAGCTGTGCAGACGGTGGAAGCGGCGGACCCGCGCCTGTTCCGGACCAGGGGCGTGGCGCCTGTTGCTGGCGCGGCTGCCCCCACTGCGCTGGCTGCCCCGCTACCGTTGGAGGGCCTGGCTGCTTGGGGATGCGGTGGCTGGAGTGACTGTGGGCATCGTTCACGTGCCCCAGG GCATGGCTTTTGCCCTCTTGACCTCCGTGCCCCCAGTGTTCGGCCTCTACACGTCCTTCTTTCCCGTCCTTATCTACACCTTGTTGGGCACTGGAAGACACCTGTCCACAG GAACGTTCGCCGTACTCAGCCTCATGACGGGCTCGGCCGTGGAGCAGCTAGTGCCCGAACCCCTCGGGGGAAACTTGAGCGTAACCGAGAGGGAACAGCTGGACGCTCAGCGAGTCCAGGCGGCTGCGGCCTTGGCCTTCGGGAGCGGGGCGTTGATG CTGGGGATGTTCGCGCTGCAGCTCGGCGTCCTGTCCACCTTTCTGTCAGAGCCAGTGGTTAAAGCGCTGACCAGCGGGACCGCGCTGCACGTGCTCGTGTCCCAACTGCCCAGCCTTTTGGGGTTGCCCCTCCCTCGCCAGATCGGCTGCTTTGCCCTCTTTAAG ACGCTGGCCGCTGTGCTGACAGCGCTGCCTCGGAGCAATCCGGCCGAACTGACCATCTCTGCACTCAGCCTGGCGCTCCTCGTGCCAGTCAAGGAATTGAACGTGAGGTTTCGAGACAAGCTACCCACCCCGATCCCAGGGGAAATCGTCATG GTGCTTCTGGCCTCCGTGCTCTGCTTCACCTCTTCCCTGGATGAGAGATACAACGTCCAGATAGTGGGGCTGCTGCCTGGAGG ATTTCCCCAGCCTCTCTTCCCCAACCTGGCTGAGCTACCCAGGGTTCTGGATGATTCACTGCCCATCGCACTGGTTACTTTTGCTGTGTCTGCCTCCCTGGCCTCCATCTATGCAGACAAGCATAGCTACACTATTGACGCCAACCAG GAGCTCTTGGCGCATGGTGCCTCCAACCtcatctcctccctcttctcttgcTTTCCCAACTCGGCCTCGTTGGCCACCACCAGCCTCCTGGTGGATGCTGGTGGGAACACACAG CTGGCAGGCCTCTTCTCCTGTGTAGTTGTCCTATCCGTGCTGCTGTGGCTGGGACCCTTCTTCTACTATCTGCCCAAGGTAAGGAGCAGAGAAAGTGTGGGGGTGGCGGGAAGGGCGGTTATATTCCAGGATATTGGGGTGGCTAGTTTGTGTCCTCTGTCCCAAGGCTGTCCTGGCCTGCATCAACATCTCCAGCATGCGCCAGATGTTCTTCCAGATGCGGGAACTTCCACAACTATGGCGCACCAGCCGTATGGATTTT GCTGTGTGGATGGTCACATGGCTGGCTGTAGTGACCCTGAGTGTGGACCTGGGCCTGGCCGTAggtgtggtcttctccatgatgaCTGTGGTCTGCCGCACCCAGAGGTGGGAGTAGAGATGAGGAGAGCCGAGATGAGGGAGGGGAGACAAAGGAGTGCTTGGGGTGACTTTGCAGCCGGACCAGGCTGGGGATCTGACCCCAGCTTCCTGTCAAGGGTGCAGTGTGTGGCGCTTGGACTGGCTGAGGGGACGGAGCTCTACCGGCCACTCAAAGAGAGCCCCAAG CTCCTCCAGGTGCCAGGGCTCTGCATCCTCAGCTATCCAACACCTCTCTACTTTGGGACCCGTGGGGAGTTTCGCCGTATGCTAGAGTGGCATCTGGGGCTTCGAAGAGGCAAG AAGACTCCAAAGACAGATGGCCCACCTGACGCAG TTGCTGAGCCTGTCCGAGCAGTGGTCCTAGACTGTGGTGGTATCACCTTTGCAGATGCTGCTGGGGCCAGAGAAGTGGTACAG CTGGCCAGCAGATGCCAAGATGCTGGGATCCACCTTCTCCTGGCTCAGTGTCATG CCTCAGTGCTGGGGACACTGACCCAGGCAGGACTCCTGGACAGAGTGACCCCAGAGCAGCTGTTT GAGCTCGCTGGTCCGAAGACTTGCACGGTATGGGTCTGA
- the LOC114513766 gene encoding solute carrier family 26 member 10 isoform X5 — protein MSGLLGARTCSRPGEASDLKSPLSAKLREPLTEARFQQLFGDAEQERELLAEPRWSELCRRWKRRTRACSGPGAWRLLLARLPPLRWLPRYRWRAWLLGDAVAGVTVGIVHVPQGMAFALLTSVPPVFGLYTSFFPVLIYTLLGTGRHLSTGTFAVLSLMTGSAVEQLVPEPLGGNLSVTEREQLDAQRVQAAAALAFGSGALMLGMFALQLGVLSTFLSEPVVKALTSGTALHVLVSQLPSLLGLPLPRQIGCFALFKTLAAVLTALPRSNPAELTISALSLALLVPVKELNVRFRDKLPTPIPGEIVMVLLASVLCFTSSLDERYNVQIVGLLPGGFPQPLFPNLAELPRVLDDSLPIALVTFAVSASLASIYADKHSYTIDANQELLAHGASNLISSLFSCFPNSASLATTSLLVDAGGNTQLAGLFSCVVVLSVLLWLGPFFYYLPKVRSRESVGVAGRAVIFQDIGVASLCPLSQGCPGLHQHLQHAPDVLPDAGTSTTMAHQPYGFCCVDGHMAGCSDPECGPGPGRRCGLLHDDCGLPHPEVGVEMRRAEMREGRQRSAWGDFAAGPGWGSDPSFLSRVQCVALGLAEGTELYRPLKESPKLLQVPGLCILSYPTPLYFGTRGEFRRMLEWHLGLRRGKKTPKTDGPPDAVAEPVRAVVLDCGGITFADAAGAREVVQLASRCQDAGIHLLLAQCHGESLSAGDTDPGRTPGQSDPRAAV, from the exons ATGAGTGGGCTACTGGGCGCCAGGACCTGCTCGAGGCCAGGAGAGGCCTCCGACCTTAAGTCCCCTCTGAGTGCCAAGCTCAGGGAACCTCTTACCGAGGCCCGGTTCCAGCAGCTCTTCGGGGACgcagagcaggagagggagctaCTGGCGGAGCCCCGCTGGTCCGAGCTGTGCAGACGGTGGAAGCGGCGGACCCGCGCCTGTTCCGGACCAGGGGCGTGGCGCCTGTTGCTGGCGCGGCTGCCCCCACTGCGCTGGCTGCCCCGCTACCGTTGGAGGGCCTGGCTGCTTGGGGATGCGGTGGCTGGAGTGACTGTGGGCATCGTTCACGTGCCCCAGG GCATGGCTTTTGCCCTCTTGACCTCCGTGCCCCCAGTGTTCGGCCTCTACACGTCCTTCTTTCCCGTCCTTATCTACACCTTGTTGGGCACTGGAAGACACCTGTCCACAG GAACGTTCGCCGTACTCAGCCTCATGACGGGCTCGGCCGTGGAGCAGCTAGTGCCCGAACCCCTCGGGGGAAACTTGAGCGTAACCGAGAGGGAACAGCTGGACGCTCAGCGAGTCCAGGCGGCTGCGGCCTTGGCCTTCGGGAGCGGGGCGTTGATG CTGGGGATGTTCGCGCTGCAGCTCGGCGTCCTGTCCACCTTTCTGTCAGAGCCAGTGGTTAAAGCGCTGACCAGCGGGACCGCGCTGCACGTGCTCGTGTCCCAACTGCCCAGCCTTTTGGGGTTGCCCCTCCCTCGCCAGATCGGCTGCTTTGCCCTCTTTAAG ACGCTGGCCGCTGTGCTGACAGCGCTGCCTCGGAGCAATCCGGCCGAACTGACCATCTCTGCACTCAGCCTGGCGCTCCTCGTGCCAGTCAAGGAATTGAACGTGAGGTTTCGAGACAAGCTACCCACCCCGATCCCAGGGGAAATCGTCATG GTGCTTCTGGCCTCCGTGCTCTGCTTCACCTCTTCCCTGGATGAGAGATACAACGTCCAGATAGTGGGGCTGCTGCCTGGAGG ATTTCCCCAGCCTCTCTTCCCCAACCTGGCTGAGCTACCCAGGGTTCTGGATGATTCACTGCCCATCGCACTGGTTACTTTTGCTGTGTCTGCCTCCCTGGCCTCCATCTATGCAGACAAGCATAGCTACACTATTGACGCCAACCAG GAGCTCTTGGCGCATGGTGCCTCCAACCtcatctcctccctcttctcttgcTTTCCCAACTCGGCCTCGTTGGCCACCACCAGCCTCCTGGTGGATGCTGGTGGGAACACACAG CTGGCAGGCCTCTTCTCCTGTGTAGTTGTCCTATCCGTGCTGCTGTGGCTGGGACCCTTCTTCTACTATCTGCCCAAGGTAAGGAGCAGAGAAAGTGTGGGGGTGGCGGGAAGGGCGGTTATATTCCAGGATATTGGGGTGGCTAGTTTGTGTCCTCTGTCCCAAGGCTGTCCTGGCCTGCATCAACATCTCCAGCATGCGCCAGATGTTCTTCCAGATGCGGGAACTTCCACAACTATGGCGCACCAGCCGTATGGATTTT GCTGTGTGGATGGTCACATGGCTGGCTGTAGTGACCCTGAGTGTGGACCTGGGCCTGGCCGTAggtgtggtcttctccatgatgaCTGTGGTCTGCCGCACCCAGAGGTGGGAGTAGAGATGAGGAGAGCCGAGATGAGGGAGGGGAGACAAAGGAGTGCTTGGGGTGACTTTGCAGCCGGACCAGGCTGGGGATCTGACCCCAGCTTCCTGTCAAGGGTGCAGTGTGTGGCGCTTGGACTGGCTGAGGGGACGGAGCTCTACCGGCCACTCAAAGAGAGCCCCAAG CTCCTCCAGGTGCCAGGGCTCTGCATCCTCAGCTATCCAACACCTCTCTACTTTGGGACCCGTGGGGAGTTTCGCCGTATGCTAGAGTGGCATCTGGGGCTTCGAAGAGGCAAG AAGACTCCAAAGACAGATGGCCCACCTGACGCAG TTGCTGAGCCTGTCCGAGCAGTGGTCCTAGACTGTGGTGGTATCACCTTTGCAGATGCTGCTGGGGCCAGAGAAGTGGTACAG CTGGCCAGCAGATGCCAAGATGCTGGGATCCACCTTCTCCTGGCTCAGTGTCATGGTGAGAG CCTCAGTGCTGGGGACACTGACCCAGGCAGGACTCCTGGACAGAGTGACCCCAGAGCAGCTGTTT GA